In Cervus elaphus chromosome 24, mCerEla1.1, whole genome shotgun sequence, a single genomic region encodes these proteins:
- the HESX1 gene encoding homeobox expressed in ES cells 1: MSPSLQEGARLGEGKPSPCPFSIESILGLDQKKDCVPSTKPHRPWADTCSSSEKEVNLCLHVPTLPNGISLPQTVDHSVQEESILKYEDYFSPSERLSLKRELSWYRGRRPRTAFTQNQIEVLENVFRVNCYPGIDIREDLAQKLNLEEDRIQIWFQNRRAKLKRSHRESQFLMAKKNFNTDLLE, translated from the exons ATGTCTCCTAGCCTTCAGGAAGGTGCTCGACTTGGGGAAGGCAAACCCTCACCCTGCCCCTTTTCAATTGAGAGTATCTTAGGACTGGACCAGAAGAAAGACTGTGTTCCATCCACGAAACCCCACAGGCCCTGGGCTGACACCTGCAGCTCTTCAG agaAAGAAGTTAACCTATGTCTACATGTCCCCACTCTTCCCAATGGGATCTCATTACCTCAAACTGTGGATCACTCGGTGCAGGaagaaagtattttgaaatacGAAGATTACTTTTCACCCTCAGAGAGACTTTCTTTGAAAAGAGAGTTGAGTTGGTATAGAGGCCGAAGACCCAGAACTGCTTTTACTCAAAACCAG ATTGAAGTGTTAGAAAATGTCTTTAGAGTAAACTGCTATCCTGGCATTGATATCAGAGAAGACTTAGCTCAAAAACTGAACCTAGAGGAGGACAGAATCCAG ATCTGGTTCCAAAATCGGCGTGCAAAGCTGAAAAGGTCCCATAGAGAATCACAGTttctaatggcaaaaaaaaatttcaacacaGATCTCCTGGAATAA